A region from the Penaeus monodon isolate SGIC_2016 chromosome 17, NSTDA_Pmon_1, whole genome shotgun sequence genome encodes:
- the LOC119583358 gene encoding vacuolar protein sorting-associated protein 11 homolog, which produces MAALLQWRKFNFFDVKANIDGGKLAEAVKGAEVTCTAAGRGHVYIGDSTGCVHSLTRQLKLDSFQAFDRAVKSITAFDHTSIIITVADKNDGPSEIKVWAPDKADIHGQPPCLRTLSPDPRPNQAGSRASSGPNQAGKVPKVTALAVHPNLSLMAVGFQDGSVMLYRGEVSRDRGSKHRVLLTVSSSITSLHIRHNTRATHLFVTTKNNIFCINCTARDKETTVELDSVGCEPGCATLADGRHEHHFLVARPDAIYSYTSDSRGSCYVFEGEKSMVAWFRGYLIVGTIDKGLPASRASERSITVYDLTNKLVALSTKVRGLAGVVGEWGGLYLVTTEPAMVHMSEKDLQSKFQLLFKKNQFDIAISLAKTQCCDQEEVAEILRQYGDWLYSKGNHPAAMDQYIKTIPHLEPSYVIRKYLDTQHIHNLTTYLQALHRSGSATADHTSLLLNCYTRLRDTQQLDEFIMSKDGAVDCDVELGVRVCRSAGYYDHALALAAKHKLHHHHLAILIDDKKDYVAALRYIKTLDFEEAKSSVMRYGSVLLNHVADETTELLIRLCTDYKPSNTPLIKEGSLDGYLTPEEPVYGDPEEFEYLLVGHSEQAIAFLEKMATIPGKLSDKLYTTLLAEYLHQYGLAPEGQEQVVLGEKIMELLRNTESGCSRDHALLLCDKHQFYDGKLLLWEQAGMSLKLLTSPDSTAPPDPQYLMTCLNNIEEKTLLPPLEVVDQLAASPHITLGQGGITPSATQFTATKCNICNNELELPSVHFLCRHSFHQHCFESYSESDVECPVCLPENRKMLEVIKAQETHRSQHDQFHEQLERCTDSFSVVADYLGRGVFTHLHTLATMYPSLNTTKSMQSKVAPPKASAFVEDATDTGSEARVRAAELPKQNTGGVVPEPESRLRVLEKVTQGPTGVGSEGRLRMGERRGQGILEIESESRLRAEGRKMAQTSSEPASQAMPEGRVRQDKSSAVITSPTEGRMRSQITSSVTVPVAESRIRSNDSARMGGAMKGAGSKYGSSLHDHITPSPPTASRDKSPKRPSPVESISTALSSTHISRSTQKVLDNPFEESDADTNNPFGDDYETEQMGNNPFEDDYDESKNPFASDSPAHKSPDEKNPFADDPSKDYESNLNPFGEA; this is translated from the exons ATGGCAGCTCTACTTCAG tggAGGAAGTTCAACTTCTTTGATGTTAAAGCAAATATTGATGGAGGGAAGCTAGCAGAAGCTGTTAAG GGTGCAGAGGTAACATGCACAGCTGCTGGTCGAGGCCATGTTTACATAGGGGATTCAACTGGCTGTGTTCACAGCCTCACCAGACAGCTGAAACTTGACTCCTTTCAAGCTTTTGACAGGGCAGTCAAGTCTATCACAGCCTTTGACCACACGagcatcatcattaccgttgCT GATAAGAATGATGGACCCTCAGAGATCAAGGTCTGGGCTCCAGACAAGGCTGATATTCATGGTCAGCCACCTTGTCTCAGGACACTATCCCCAGACCCCAGGCCAAACCAGGCTGGGAGTCGGGCTAGCTCTGGCCCCAACCAAGCAGGAAAAGTGCCTAAGGTCACAGCACTAGCTGTCCATCCCAACTTGTCCCTCATGGCTGTTGGTTTCCAGGATGGCTCTGTCATGCTTTATCGAG GTGAGGTGAGTCGAGATCGTGGCAGCAAACACAGAGTCTTGCTGACAGTCTCCAGCAGCATTACATCTCTCCATATCCGACATAACACACGTGCAACTCATCTCTTTGTCACCACAAAGAACAATATCTTTTGTATTAATTGCACTGCTAGAGATAAAGAAACAACA GTTGAGCTAGATTCTGTGGGTTGTGAGCCTGGTTGTGCTACACTGGCAGATGGACGTCACGAACATCATTTCTTAGTGGCTAGACCAGAT GCTATATATAGTTACACAAGTGACAGCCGTGGTTCATGCTATGTGTTTGAAGGAGAAAAGTCCATGGTAGCATGGTTTAGAGGATACCTCATAGTTGGCACTATTGATAAAGGATTGCCTGCTAGCAG GGCTAGTGAAAGAAGCATCACTGTTTATGATCTAACCAACAAGTTGGTGGCCCTGAGCACAAAGGTGAGGGGGTTAGCAGGGGTCGTAGGGGAATGGGGAGGCCTCTACCTGGTCACAACAGAGCCTGCTATGGTGCATATGTCAGAGAAAGACCTCCAGAGCAAGTTCCAACTACTGTTCAAGAAAAATCAGTTTGATATTGCAATAAG CCTGGCAAAAACACAGTGCTGTGACCAAGAGGAGGTGGCTGAAATCCTGCGTCAGTATGGAGATTGGTTATACAGTAAGGGCAACCATCCAGCTGCAATGGACCAATATATCAAGACAATCCCACATCTTGAACCATCATATGTTATAAGAAAG TATTTAGATACTCAACATATTCACAATTTGACAACATACCTCCAAGCTTTGCACCGTTCTGGGTCAGCCACAGCAGATCATACAAGTCTTCTACTGAACTGTTATACACGCTTGAGAGACACCCAACAGTTGGATGAGTTTATTATG AGCAAAGATGGGGCTGTGGATTGTGATGTGGAGCTTGGAGTGCGTGTGTGCCGCAGTGCCGGATATTACGATCATGCTCTTGCCCTTGCAGCTAAACACAAGCTACACCATCATCACCTTGCTATCCtcattgatgataaaaaggattATGTTGCAGCATTAAG GTATATTAAAACTCTGGATTTTGAGGAAGCTAAATCAAGCGTAATGAGGTATGGATCAGTGTTGCTGAATCATGTGGCTGATGAGACAACAGAGCTTTTGATAAGACTTTGTACTGACTACAAGCCAAGCAACACACCCCTTATCAAAGAG GGTTCATTGGATGGCTACCTCACCCCAGAGGAACCAGTGTATGGGGATCCAGAGGAATTTGAGTACCTTTTAGTGGGCCATAGTGAGCAAGCCATTGCATTCCTTGAGAAGATGGCAACTATCCCTGGGAAACTGTCAGACAAGCTCTATACAACCCTCTTGGCAGAGTATTTGCACCAGTATGGACTAGCCCCAGAAG GTCAGGAACAGGTGGTACTAGGTGAAAAAATTATGGAATTGTTGCGTAATACAGAGAGTGGTTGTAGCCGTGACCATGCCCTGCTCTTGTGTGATAAGCATCAGTTTTATGATGGGAAGCTTCTTCTGTGGGAACAAGCAGGGATGT CATTGAAGCTACTTACCTCCCCAGATTCTACAGCTCCCCCTGACCCACAATATCTAATGACTTGCCTAAACAACATAG AGGAGAAAACCTTATTACCACCACTGGAGGTAGTTGATCAGCTGGCTGCATCCCCACACATCACGCTAGGACAGGGGGGGATTACCCCCAG TGCAACACAGTTTACAGCTACTAAATGCAACATTTGCAACAATGAATTAGAGCTGCCATCTGTCCACTTTCTCTGCAGACATTCCTTCCATCAGCA TTGCTTTGAAAGTTATAGTGAGAGTGATGTCGAGTGTCCAGTCTGTCTGCCTGAAAATAGGAAGATGTTAGAAGTCATCAAGGCTCAG GAAACCCACCGCAGCCAACATGATCAGTTTCATGAACAGCTGGAAAGATGTACTGATTCCTTTTCCGTGGTTGCTGATTACCTGGGTCGAGGGGTGTTCACTCATCTCCATACCTTGGCTACCATGTATCCTTCGCTCAACACCACAAAAA GCATGCAGAGTAAAGTTGCACCTCCAAAGGCATCCGCTTTTGTAGAGGACGCGACAGACACAGGTTCAGAAGCTAGAGTTAGAGCAGCGGAGCTTCCCAAGCAAAATACAGGTGGAGTAG TCCCAGAGCCAGAATCCAGATTGCGAGTGCTGGAGAAAGTCACCCAGGGTCCCACAG gAGTTGGGAGTGAAGGTCGCCTGCGGATGGGAGAACGTCGAGGACAGGGTATTCTTGAAATTGAGTCTGAAAGTAGACTGAGGGCCGAAGGGAGAAAAATGGCTCAAACTTCCAGTGAGCCAGCTTCACAAGCCATGCCTGAAGGGAGAGTAAGACAGGACAAGTCCAGCGCTGTCATAACAAGTCCAACGGAAGGTAGGATGAGATCACAGATAACATCAAGTGTAACTGTCCCAGTGGCTGAGAGTCGCATAAGGTCAAATGACTCTGCAAGGATGGGTGGCGCTATGAAAGGAGCTGGTAGCAAGTATGGTTCTTCCCTccatgaccacatcacaccatcACCCCCAACAGCTTCCAGGGATAAAAGCCCCAAGAGGCCTTCACCAGTGGAAAGCATATCTACAGCACTCAGTAGCACACATATTTCTCGAAGCACTCAGAAGGTATTAGATAATCCATTTGAAGAGTCAGATGCAGATACCAATAATCCTTTTGGAGACGACTATGAGACAGAACAGATGGGAAACAACCCATTTGAAGATGACTATGATGAGTCTAAAAATCCTTTTGCATCTGATTCCCCAGCCCACAAGAGTCCCGATGAAAAGAATCCTTTTGCTGATGATCCAAGCAAGGATTATGAATCCAACTTGAATCCATTTGGGGAGGCATAA
- the LOC119583694 gene encoding caspase-13-like isoform X2 — MSCVQGPQILYIRLLRTTDISLHRESKIRNKMLNDEVDEPCVCPTPEKGLLPEDMYWAARNGDTDKVKSWLEGGGDINAADHEGDTMLRGACRGGQNAVLMILLKNEDLHLNVRDRDGRTPLMKAARRGHETTIRIMCAAKLKCKLNYTAQDHKGNTAHSLALQNEFIQVCRFLSQECHRILPAQDTAVGSALHKKKKKHHAKNQEKKEKNHSDALNLGRVRIQNSSSDEAETEAMLSASPLAQPMESGQVAVRENVYTRTCDRRGRVCIFNFKQFPSRQDLLRKGSECDFINLEKLFTGLEYDVQGYWNLGKDQTLETLTQFAKHEQFIFADCAIIIIMSHGEKGSIFKTSDMQDISVSTVCNIFLDKNCPHLKGKPKIFLFNFCRGIDRHESSSLSTDAIAEPPRDMLCVYSTTESFVSYRDIERGCPFVTTLCDVIAKYSSTLDLEALLRKFNELYMPDVTPEIQNFRFQKKFYF, encoded by the exons ACAAGATGTTGAACGATGAGGTCGATGAGCCCTGTGTATGTCCCACTCCAGAAAAAGGTTTGCTTCCAGAG GACATGTATTGGGCTGCACGTAACGGAGATACAGACAAGGTTAAATCGTGGCTGGAAGGAGGAGGCGATATCAACGCAGCAGACCACGAAGgagacacgatgctgcgaggagCGTGCCGTGGCGGCCAGAACGCTGTGCTTATGATACTCTTGAAGAACGAGGACCTGCATCTGAACGTCAGGGACAGAGACGGACGAACACCCTTAATGAAAGCTGCTAGAAGGGGGCATGAAACGACAATTCGCATCATGTGCGCTGCGAAGTTGAAG TGCAAGCTGAACTACACAGCGCAAGATCACAAGGGAAATACAGCCCATTCGCTAGCTTTGCAGAATGAATTTATACAAGTATGTCGCTTTCTGTCACAAGAATGCCATAGAATTCTTCCAGCGCAAGACACCGCAGTGGGATCAGCTCtgcacaagaagaagaagaagcaccaTGCCAAGaatcaggaaaagaaagagaag AACCATAGTGATGCTTTAAATTTAGGCAGAGTGCGAATTCAGAATTCCTCAAGCGACGAAGCAGAAACGGAGGCAATGCTG AGCGCAAGTCCGCTAGCCCAGCCCATGGAATCAGGACAAGTCGCAGTTCGTGAAAATGTTTACACCAGAACGTGCGACCGCCGTGGCCGTGTTTGCATATTTAACTTTAAGCAGTTTCCCTCAAGACAAGATTTGCTTAGAAAAGGATCAGAATGTGACTTCATCAACCTTGAAAAATTGTTCACTGGTCTAGAGTATGACGTTCAAGGTTACTGGAATTTGGGTAAAGATCAAACCTTAGAAACCCTTACACAGTTTGCCAAACACGAGCAATTTATATTTGCAGATTgtgcgatcattatcatcatgagccATGGAGAGAAAGGATCGATTTTTAAGACCTCTGATATGCAAGATATATCGGTTTCTACAGTTTGTAATATATTCCTGGACAAAAATTGTCCGCACCTGAAAGGAAAACCTAAGATATTCCTCTTCAATTTTTGTCGGGGAATAGATCGACATGAGTCATCAAGCTTATCAACAGACGCCATTGCTGAACCACCCCGTGATATGTTGTGCGTTTATTCCACAACAGAATCTTTTGTCTCTTATAGAGATATTGAAAGAGGGTGTCCGTTTGTCACTACATTATGCGATGTTATTGCTAAATATTCCTCTACACTGGATTTAGAAGCTTTACTCAGGAaatttaatgaattatatatgcCCGATGTTACACCAGAGATACAAAACTTTAGATTTCAAAAGAAGTTTTActtttga
- the LOC119583694 gene encoding caspase-13-like isoform X1 — protein sequence MSCVQGPQILYIRLLRTTDISLHRESKIRNKMLNDEVDEPCVCPTPEKGLLPEDMYWAARNGDTDKVKSWLEGGGDINAADHEGDTMLRGACRGGQNAVLMILLKNEDLHLNVRDRDGRTPLMKAARRGHETTIRIMCAAKLKCKLNYTAQDHKGNTAHSLALQNEFIQVCRFLSQECHRILPAQDTAVGSALHKKKKKHHAKNQEKKEKNHSDALNLGRVRIQNSSSDEAETEAMLESASPLAQPMESGQVAVRENVYTRTCDRRGRVCIFNFKQFPSRQDLLRKGSECDFINLEKLFTGLEYDVQGYWNLGKDQTLETLTQFAKHEQFIFADCAIIIIMSHGEKGSIFKTSDMQDISVSTVCNIFLDKNCPHLKGKPKIFLFNFCRGIDRHESSSLSTDAIAEPPRDMLCVYSTTESFVSYRDIERGCPFVTTLCDVIAKYSSTLDLEALLRKFNELYMPDVTPEIQNFRFQKKFYF from the exons ACAAGATGTTGAACGATGAGGTCGATGAGCCCTGTGTATGTCCCACTCCAGAAAAAGGTTTGCTTCCAGAG GACATGTATTGGGCTGCACGTAACGGAGATACAGACAAGGTTAAATCGTGGCTGGAAGGAGGAGGCGATATCAACGCAGCAGACCACGAAGgagacacgatgctgcgaggagCGTGCCGTGGCGGCCAGAACGCTGTGCTTATGATACTCTTGAAGAACGAGGACCTGCATCTGAACGTCAGGGACAGAGACGGACGAACACCCTTAATGAAAGCTGCTAGAAGGGGGCATGAAACGACAATTCGCATCATGTGCGCTGCGAAGTTGAAG TGCAAGCTGAACTACACAGCGCAAGATCACAAGGGAAATACAGCCCATTCGCTAGCTTTGCAGAATGAATTTATACAAGTATGTCGCTTTCTGTCACAAGAATGCCATAGAATTCTTCCAGCGCAAGACACCGCAGTGGGATCAGCTCtgcacaagaagaagaagaagcaccaTGCCAAGaatcaggaaaagaaagagaag AACCATAGTGATGCTTTAAATTTAGGCAGAGTGCGAATTCAGAATTCCTCAAGCGACGAAGCAGAAACGGAGGCAATGCTG GAGAGCGCAAGTCCGCTAGCCCAGCCCATGGAATCAGGACAAGTCGCAGTTCGTGAAAATGTTTACACCAGAACGTGCGACCGCCGTGGCCGTGTTTGCATATTTAACTTTAAGCAGTTTCCCTCAAGACAAGATTTGCTTAGAAAAGGATCAGAATGTGACTTCATCAACCTTGAAAAATTGTTCACTGGTCTAGAGTATGACGTTCAAGGTTACTGGAATTTGGGTAAAGATCAAACCTTAGAAACCCTTACACAGTTTGCCAAACACGAGCAATTTATATTTGCAGATTgtgcgatcattatcatcatgagccATGGAGAGAAAGGATCGATTTTTAAGACCTCTGATATGCAAGATATATCGGTTTCTACAGTTTGTAATATATTCCTGGACAAAAATTGTCCGCACCTGAAAGGAAAACCTAAGATATTCCTCTTCAATTTTTGTCGGGGAATAGATCGACATGAGTCATCAAGCTTATCAACAGACGCCATTGCTGAACCACCCCGTGATATGTTGTGCGTTTATTCCACAACAGAATCTTTTGTCTCTTATAGAGATATTGAAAGAGGGTGTCCGTTTGTCACTACATTATGCGATGTTATTGCTAAATATTCCTCTACACTGGATTTAGAAGCTTTACTCAGGAaatttaatgaattatatatgcCCGATGTTACACCAGAGATACAAAACTTTAGATTTCAAAAGAAGTTTTActtttga
- the LOC119583694 gene encoding caspase-13-like isoform X3 → MLNDEVDEPCVCPTPEKGLLPEDMYWAARNGDTDKVKSWLEGGGDINAADHEGDTMLRGACRGGQNAVLMILLKNEDLHLNVRDRDGRTPLMKAARRGHETTIRIMCAAKLKCKLNYTAQDHKGNTAHSLALQNEFIQVCRFLSQECHRILPAQDTAVGSALHKKKKKHHAKNQEKKEKNHSDALNLGRVRIQNSSSDEAETEAMLESASPLAQPMESGQVAVRENVYTRTCDRRGRVCIFNFKQFPSRQDLLRKGSECDFINLEKLFTGLEYDVQGYWNLGKDQTLETLTQFAKHEQFIFADCAIIIIMSHGEKGSIFKTSDMQDISVSTVCNIFLDKNCPHLKGKPKIFLFNFCRGIDRHESSSLSTDAIAEPPRDMLCVYSTTESFVSYRDIERGCPFVTTLCDVIAKYSSTLDLEALLRKFNELYMPDVTPEIQNFRFQKKFYF, encoded by the exons ATGTTGAACGATGAGGTCGATGAGCCCTGTGTATGTCCCACTCCAGAAAAAGGTTTGCTTCCAGAG GACATGTATTGGGCTGCACGTAACGGAGATACAGACAAGGTTAAATCGTGGCTGGAAGGAGGAGGCGATATCAACGCAGCAGACCACGAAGgagacacgatgctgcgaggagCGTGCCGTGGCGGCCAGAACGCTGTGCTTATGATACTCTTGAAGAACGAGGACCTGCATCTGAACGTCAGGGACAGAGACGGACGAACACCCTTAATGAAAGCTGCTAGAAGGGGGCATGAAACGACAATTCGCATCATGTGCGCTGCGAAGTTGAAG TGCAAGCTGAACTACACAGCGCAAGATCACAAGGGAAATACAGCCCATTCGCTAGCTTTGCAGAATGAATTTATACAAGTATGTCGCTTTCTGTCACAAGAATGCCATAGAATTCTTCCAGCGCAAGACACCGCAGTGGGATCAGCTCtgcacaagaagaagaagaagcaccaTGCCAAGaatcaggaaaagaaagagaag AACCATAGTGATGCTTTAAATTTAGGCAGAGTGCGAATTCAGAATTCCTCAAGCGACGAAGCAGAAACGGAGGCAATGCTG GAGAGCGCAAGTCCGCTAGCCCAGCCCATGGAATCAGGACAAGTCGCAGTTCGTGAAAATGTTTACACCAGAACGTGCGACCGCCGTGGCCGTGTTTGCATATTTAACTTTAAGCAGTTTCCCTCAAGACAAGATTTGCTTAGAAAAGGATCAGAATGTGACTTCATCAACCTTGAAAAATTGTTCACTGGTCTAGAGTATGACGTTCAAGGTTACTGGAATTTGGGTAAAGATCAAACCTTAGAAACCCTTACACAGTTTGCCAAACACGAGCAATTTATATTTGCAGATTgtgcgatcattatcatcatgagccATGGAGAGAAAGGATCGATTTTTAAGACCTCTGATATGCAAGATATATCGGTTTCTACAGTTTGTAATATATTCCTGGACAAAAATTGTCCGCACCTGAAAGGAAAACCTAAGATATTCCTCTTCAATTTTTGTCGGGGAATAGATCGACATGAGTCATCAAGCTTATCAACAGACGCCATTGCTGAACCACCCCGTGATATGTTGTGCGTTTATTCCACAACAGAATCTTTTGTCTCTTATAGAGATATTGAAAGAGGGTGTCCGTTTGTCACTACATTATGCGATGTTATTGCTAAATATTCCTCTACACTGGATTTAGAAGCTTTACTCAGGAaatttaatgaattatatatgcCCGATGTTACACCAGAGATACAAAACTTTAGATTTCAAAAGAAGTTTTActtttga